The window GTCAGGCAGGTCGTCTTGATGTCCTGTTTGCTAACGCCGGTGGCGGCGATATGCAGCCGTTGGGTAGCATCACCGAAGAACATTTTGATCGTATCTTTGGTACCAACGTGCGTGGCGTGTTGTTTACCGTACAAAAGGCGCTGCCGCTGCTGAGTGACAAGGCTTCAGTGATCCTCACCGCTTCGACCACCTCGGTTAAGGGCACCGCTGGCTTTAGCGTCTACAGCGCCAGTAAAGCAGCCGTGCGTAACTTTGCCCGTTCCTGGGCGCTGGATGTGAAAGATCGCGGTATCCGTATCAACGTCGTCAGCCCTGGTCCGATTCGTACCCCAGGTTTAGGCGGTCTGGTCAGCGAAGAACAACGTCAGGGATTGTTTGACGCGCTGGCAGCGCAGGTGCCGCTCGGTCGTCTGGGTGAACCTGAAGAGATTGGTAAAGTGGTGGCATTCCTCGCTTCTGATGATTCCAGCTTTATCAACGCCACCGAGTTGTTTGTCGATGGCGGTATGGCGCAGATTTAATCGTACTCAGGCGATTAAGTACCCCCCGTCTACCGGCAAAATAACGCCGGTAATAAAAGAGGCGGCCGGGCTGCACAGAAAAGCGACCGCCTGTGCCACATCATCCGGCTGTCCCCAGCGCTGCAACGGCGTGCGGGACAGAATCGGTTGCGCACGTTGCGGATCGTCCTGTAACGCCTGAGTTAATGCCGTGGCAATCCATCCCGGTGCGACGGCATTAACGCGAATTCCCTGATCTGCCCAGGCAATCGCCAGCGATTTAGTCAGCTGCATAATGCCCCCCTTACTGGCGCTATAGCCCGGTACTAATCCACCACCGAAAAAACTCAGCATTGATGCAGTATTCACAATGCAACCCTGGCTTTGCGCCAGTTTTTCTTTGGCCGCACGGCAGCAACGCAGGGTGCCGGTGAGGTTAATATCCACCACCTGCTCAAACACTTCGACTTCATGCTCCTTCCCCCGGCTGATAATTCCGGCGCAGTTCACCAGCAGATCCAGCTGTGGTAATGCCGCGAAAAGGGCAATAATCGCCTGATTATCACGTACATCCAGTTCCTGGATCCGAATGTCGGGATTTTCAGCGAGCTGATGATTGGCACTCCCCACCCCGGCGGCAATCACGTTGGCACCGAGGCTCGCCAGACAACGCGCGATACCTGCGCCAATGCCACTGGTGCCACCGGTGACCAGCGCCGTTTTGCCTTTGAACAACGCCGCATTAAAAGTCATCATTCTGGCTCTCCCTGTCTAGCGAATAAACTGATCGACAAAATCACTGCCCAGCCCTGTCGCGGCATAATGCTTACGGCACATTTCGATCTTGGTAAACACATCCTCAAAACCAATGTGTTCGCCCCAGGGATCGACGTAATACATGCAGCCATGCACCTGAAACAAGGTGATCATCTCTTCTACATCCGGGTCAACCACCAGCGTGTGCGTTTCGCCCGGCGGTTCAAACACGTAACCGCCCTCTACCGCTTCCCAGTCATGTTCGAGGTAACGCCAGCGTCCCTTAATCACATAGGCATGCACCGGTGCCGGATGACGATGGCGGCTCAGCACCCCGGATTTACGCACTTTCAGCAGGTTCATCCAGTACCCGGCAGAGCGATTCAGGCACAACGGGCGAAACCAGACGTTTTCTGCCTGTGGCACCCAGATGCGGTCGTCGAGCGGCACCGCGTGCGGCACCACCAGATCCGGCACCATCTCCGCAGGTTGATTGAATTGATAAGGCATGCGGCGCAGGGTTTCTGCGTCGGGTGGGTTGTCACGCTGACTCATAACTGGCTCCCGTTTTTAAATAACAATCCCGTAACAGGGTTGATTTAGTCCCGACTGACCACCGCTGACAACATTCCAATGCTTATTATGTGGCCGTCATCACGAAAACTGACATGTTATAAATTTCAGGATGATTTACAACCATCGGGTAAACCCTCATCTAAATCGCCTCATATTGGGCATTTGTGATCGATATCTAAACAATAAACTTTGCCACTTGCTGACATGTCAGTCGTGATGACTAATATTCTGACATGTCAGTTAATCATAACGGGAACCTTCTATGTCATCGCACCAGGTTGTGGGTAAAAAACGCTGGTTTGTTGCCTTTGTGTTACTTATTGGCGGCTTCATCAACTATCTCGACCGTGCCAGCCTGGCGGTGGCTGCACCCTCGATGATGAGCGACCTTCATCTCAGCAACACGGATATCGGCCTGATGGGATCGGTATTTTCGCTGTTCTTTGCCTTTAGCCAGTTCCCTGCCGGCTGGCTGGCGGATCGCTTTGGTCCACGCAAGGTTTATGCTTCCGCCGCGTCACTGTGGGGGTTATCGACCATGATCACCGGGTTATGCAGCACCCTGCCCGCACTGCTCTGCGCACGCGCCCTGCTCGGTATGACAGAAGCGCCCGGCTGGCCAACATCCGCCAAAATCACCTCGATCTGGTTTCCACGTAAAGAGCGGGCGCTGGCCAGTTCAATCTGGGATGCCTCTTCCCGCTGGGGGCTGGCCTTCGCCCCACCGTTGCTGGTACTGATGAGCATCCATTTTGGCTGGGGAGCCTTGTTTTATCTGGCGGGAAGCCTCGGGGTCATTTTCGGCCTGATCTTCTTCTTTATCTATCGCCACCCGGAACAGCATCAGGGACTTAGCCGTGCGGAGAAGCAGTACATTCTGACAGGCGGAGGCGGCAG is drawn from Pantoea cypripedii and contains these coding sequences:
- a CDS encoding SDR family NAD(P)-dependent oxidoreductase, whose translation is MNASLKGKIALVTGGTTGIGLAAAQTLAARGAQVFITGRRQAELDAAVASIGAAATGIRADAAQLSDLDAVYAQIARQAGRLDVLFANAGGGDMQPLGSITEEHFDRIFGTNVRGVLFTVQKALPLLSDKASVILTASTTSVKGTAGFSVYSASKAAVRNFARSWALDVKDRGIRINVVSPGPIRTPGLGGLVSEEQRQGLFDALAAQVPLGRLGEPEEIGKVVAFLASDDSSFINATELFVDGGMAQI
- a CDS encoding SDR family NAD(P)-dependent oxidoreductase: MTFNAALFKGKTALVTGGTSGIGAGIARCLASLGANVIAAGVGSANHQLAENPDIRIQELDVRDNQAIIALFAALPQLDLLVNCAGIISRGKEHEVEVFEQVVDINLTGTLRCCRAAKEKLAQSQGCIVNTASMLSFFGGGLVPGYSASKGGIMQLTKSLAIAWADQGIRVNAVAPGWIATALTQALQDDPQRAQPILSRTPLQRWGQPDDVAQAVAFLCSPAASFITGVILPVDGGYLIA
- a CDS encoding 2,4'-dihydroxyacetophenone dioxygenase family protein, with protein sequence MSQRDNPPDAETLRRMPYQFNQPAEMVPDLVVPHAVPLDDRIWVPQAENVWFRPLCLNRSAGYWMNLLKVRKSGVLSRHRHPAPVHAYVIKGRWRYLEHDWEAVEGGYVFEPPGETHTLVVDPDVEEMITLFQVHGCMYYVDPWGEHIGFEDVFTKIEMCRKHYAATGLGSDFVDQFIR